A region from the Salmonirosea aquatica genome encodes:
- a CDS encoding SDR family NAD(P)-dependent oxidoreductase encodes MSLQLFDLAGKTALITGASQGIGLALSRGLGLAGARVILSARRPDTLHAAVQKLLSEGVDAHGYAFDVTNEAEVLDAVASIEATHGPLDILINNAGIIRRNPAENLTLSDWDAVILTNLTAPFMVAQAVGRQMIGRRGGKIINICSLMSELGRDTVVAYSAAKGGLKMLTRNLATEWAGYNIQVNGLAPGYIATPINADYRTPDNPLNDYILSRTPAGRWGAPADLVGTTIFLASAASDFVNGQLIYVDGGLVTTFGKPFNTVKPKD; translated from the coding sequence ATGTCTTTACAGTTGTTTGACCTGGCCGGTAAAACGGCTCTCATTACCGGAGCGAGTCAAGGGATTGGACTAGCGCTGAGCCGGGGGCTGGGGCTTGCCGGAGCGCGGGTAATTCTGAGTGCCCGTCGGCCGGACACCCTTCATGCAGCCGTTCAGAAATTACTCAGCGAGGGAGTAGACGCACATGGATATGCATTTGACGTCACGAATGAGGCCGAAGTCTTGGATGCCGTAGCAAGTATTGAAGCCACACACGGGCCATTGGACATTTTGATTAATAATGCGGGGATCATTAGACGTAATCCGGCTGAAAACCTGACACTTTCGGATTGGGATGCAGTAATCCTAACAAATCTGACTGCTCCTTTCATGGTGGCTCAGGCCGTTGGGCGGCAGATGATCGGCCGGCGCGGCGGAAAGATCATCAATATTTGCTCCCTCATGAGTGAGCTGGGACGTGATACGGTGGTGGCTTACTCGGCTGCAAAAGGCGGACTGAAAATGCTGACGCGAAATCTGGCAACCGAGTGGGCAGGGTATAATATTCAAGTCAACGGGCTTGCCCCGGGGTATATAGCTACCCCTATCAACGCCGATTACCGTACGCCCGATAATCCTTTGAACGACTACATCCTCAGTCGTACGCCCGCCGGTCGCTGGGGTGCGCCTGCCGATCTCGTGGGGACAACAATCTTTCTGGCTTCTGCCGCGTCGGATTTTGTCAACGGACAATTGATTTATGTGGATGGCGGTTTGGTTACTACTTTCGGAAAACCCTTTAATACGGTAAAACCAAAAGATTAA
- a CDS encoding acetyl-CoA hydrolase/transferase C-terminal domain-containing protein, with the protein MPTTSVGNIPKFAQLADKIIIEINTAVPLSLAGSHDIFLTGNYPNHAIIPITAPGKPVGKNNAISRIVPMVSHVDHTEHDVDIIVTEQDLADHRGLAPRQRAKVIIENCVHPEYQYPMQKYFTDACKSGGHTPQVPKEALSWHERFRQYGTMPRRQVLARI; encoded by the coding sequence ATGCCTACGACATCTGTGGGCAATATTCCTAAATTCGCCCAGCTGGCTGACAAAATCATTATCGAGATCAATACGGCGGTTCCCCTTTCGCTCGCCGGATCACATGATATTTTCCTCACGGGTAATTACCCGAACCACGCCATCATCCCAATCACCGCACCGGGTAAACCTGTCGGAAAAAACAATGCCATTTCCAGGATTGTGCCCATGGTTTCGCACGTGGACCATACCGAGCATGATGTGGATATCATCGTCACTGAGCAGGACCTGGCCGACCACAGGGGGCTTGCCCCACGCCAGAGAGCGAAGGTGATTATTGAAAACTGTGTCCACCCGGAGTATCAGTACCCTATGCAGAAATACTTCACAGATGCCTGCAAAAGTGGAGGGCATACGCCACAAGTACCGAAGGAGGCCCTGAGCTGGCATGAACGGTTTCGGCAATACGGAACGATGCCACGCCGCCAGGTACTTGCACGAATATGA